Proteins encoded by one window of Arachis hypogaea cultivar Tifrunner chromosome 1, arahy.Tifrunner.gnm2.J5K5, whole genome shotgun sequence:
- the LOC112785439 gene encoding autophagy-related protein 101 gives MNCEACHLKELEVELFEIREVLRCILHTIVFHRALGLVRPKEVDLELFDITYVQCGEVELEKKIDEKIDQFVCWVEKHPNKKSQICLSFYEVKNKQASWFSNKIERLYWEQWYIYLNVAQHPKGHSNKSHHAKVVDPGEGALEDRNARSAALEASLREVLFQIIKFVNEKKDHVPPIPNLEGAVSFPYEITIPSSSDSAFGMDMIKRMLQTGHPTMLS, from the exons ATGAACTGTGAGGCTTGCCACCTCAAGGAACTG gaaGTAGAGCTCTTTGAGATACGTGAAGTTTTGCgat GCATACTGCACACTATTGTGTTTCATCGGGCCTTGGGGCTTGTGCGTCCAAAAGAAGTCGACTTGGAGCTTTTCGACATAACTTAC GTGCAATGTGGGGAGGTGGAGCTTgagaagaaaatagatgaaaaGATTGACCAGTTTGTTTGTTGGGTGGAGAAGCATCCGAACAAAAAGAGTCAG ATATGTTTATCTTTCTATGAGGTAAAAAACAAACAGGCATCTTGGTTCAGTAACAAGATTGAACGCCTGTATTGGGAACAATGGTATATTTATCTTAATGTGGCCCAACATCCAAAGGGACATTCTAACAAGTCTCATCATGCCAAAGTTGTTGATCCGGGAG AGGGAGCATTGGAAGATAGAAATGCTCGAAGTGCAGCACTTGAAGCATCACTTCGTGAggttttatttcaaataattaaatttgttaatgAGAAGAAGGATCATGTTCCTCCAATTCCAAATCTTGAGGGTGCTGTTTCATTTCCCTATGAAATTACAATTCCCAG TTCCTCAGATTCTGCATTTGGAATGGACATGATCAAGAGGATGCTCCAAACAGGACATCCAACAATGCTAAGTTAA
- the LOC112785565 gene encoding salicylic acid-binding protein 2 isoform X1 — protein MFSVYMTVYCTAYAFPTFHNSTTTPDRKLTLPSSLYIHTHTATRIILNMGSESVTHSSNHYILVHGVCHGAWCWYKIKPLLESSGHKVTLLDLAASGANSKKLQDVETLSEYSEPLLEVMESLPPNEKVVLVGHSLGGLNIALAMEKFPTKVQVGVFLTAVVPDTQHKPSYVLEKYSESMPATSWLDTEFDKCGNKTSLLFGRIFMSKMLYHLTPLEDLELAMSMLRPGSLFIEDLSQQKNFSKVGYGSVPRAFIVCTQDLGVPLEFQRWMIENAGISDVMEINGADHMVMLSKPQELCDCLLKIVMKYQ, from the exons ATGTTTAGCGTTTACATGACTGTATATTGTACTGCTTATGCTTTTCCCACTTTTCACAATAGTACAACAACCCCCGACCGGAAACTAACTCTCCCATCTTcgctatatatacacacacacacggCCACGCGAATTATACTTAACATGGGTTCAGAAAGTGTTACACACTCATCAAACCACTATATTTTGGTACATGGGGTTTGCCATGGTGCTTGGTGTTGGTACAAGATCAAGCCACTTCTAGAATCTTCAGGCCACAAGGTCACGCTTCTTGACCTTGCTGCTTCTGGAGCCAACTCGAAGAAGCTCCAAGATGTTGAGACTCTTTCCGAGTACTCTGAGCCTTTGTTGGAAGTTATGGAGTCACTTCCCCCAAATGAAAAGGTGGTTCTTGTGGGACATAGTCTTGGAGGGCTCAATATTGCTCTTGCCATGGAAAAATTCCCCACAAAGGTTCAAGTTGGTGTTTTCTTGACCGCTGTTGTTCCTGACACTCAACACAAACCATCCTATGTCTTGGAAAAG TACAGTGAAAGCATGCCTGCGACTTCATGGTTGGACACGGAATTCGACAAGTGTGGAAACAAAACATCTCTCTTGTTTGGTCGCATTTTCATGTCCAAAATGCTCTACCACCTAACCCCCCTTGAG GATCTAGAACTGGCCATGTCTATGTTAAGGCCTGGGTCACTCTTCATTGAAGACTTGTCTCAGCAAAAGAACTTCTCAAAAGTGGGATATGGGTCAGTTCCACGTGCCTTTATTGTTTGCACTCAGGACCTTGGGGTTCCATTGGAATTTCAACGGTGGATGATAGAAAACGCTGGCATTAGTGACGTCATGGAAATCAATGGCGCAGATCATATGGTTATGCTTAGCAAGCCCCAAGAACTTTGCGATTGTCTCCTAAAGATTGTTATGAAATACCAATGA
- the LOC112785565 gene encoding methylesterase 1 isoform X3 — MGSESVTHSSNHYILVHGVCHGAWCWYKIKPLLESSGHKVTLLDLAASGANSKKLQDVETLSEYSEPLLEVMESLPPNEKVVLVGHSLGGLNIALAMEKFPTKVQVGVFLTAVVPDTQHKPSYVLEKYSESMPATSWLDTEFDKCGNKTSLLFGRIFMSKMLYHLTPLEDLELAMSMLRPGSLFIEDLSQQKNFSKVGYGSVPRAFIVCTQDLGVPLEFQRWMIENAGISDVMEINGADHMVMLSKPQELCDCLLKIVMKYQ, encoded by the exons ATGGGTTCAGAAAGTGTTACACACTCATCAAACCACTATATTTTGGTACATGGGGTTTGCCATGGTGCTTGGTGTTGGTACAAGATCAAGCCACTTCTAGAATCTTCAGGCCACAAGGTCACGCTTCTTGACCTTGCTGCTTCTGGAGCCAACTCGAAGAAGCTCCAAGATGTTGAGACTCTTTCCGAGTACTCTGAGCCTTTGTTGGAAGTTATGGAGTCACTTCCCCCAAATGAAAAGGTGGTTCTTGTGGGACATAGTCTTGGAGGGCTCAATATTGCTCTTGCCATGGAAAAATTCCCCACAAAGGTTCAAGTTGGTGTTTTCTTGACCGCTGTTGTTCCTGACACTCAACACAAACCATCCTATGTCTTGGAAAAG TACAGTGAAAGCATGCCTGCGACTTCATGGTTGGACACGGAATTCGACAAGTGTGGAAACAAAACATCTCTCTTGTTTGGTCGCATTTTCATGTCCAAAATGCTCTACCACCTAACCCCCCTTGAG GATCTAGAACTGGCCATGTCTATGTTAAGGCCTGGGTCACTCTTCATTGAAGACTTGTCTCAGCAAAAGAACTTCTCAAAAGTGGGATATGGGTCAGTTCCACGTGCCTTTATTGTTTGCACTCAGGACCTTGGGGTTCCATTGGAATTTCAACGGTGGATGATAGAAAACGCTGGCATTAGTGACGTCATGGAAATCAATGGCGCAGATCATATGGTTATGCTTAGCAAGCCCCAAGAACTTTGCGATTGTCTCCTAAAGATTGTTATGAAATACCAATGA
- the LOC112785565 gene encoding methylesterase 1 isoform X2: MGSESVTHSSNHYILVHGVCHGAWCWYKIKPLLESSGHKVTLLDLAASGANSKKLQDVETLSEYSEPLLEVMESLPPNEKVVLVGHSLGGLNIALAMEKFPTKVQVGVFLTAVVPDTQHKPSYVLEKDLELAMSMLRPGSLFIEDLSQQKNFSKVGYGSVPRAFIVCTQDLGVPLEFQRWMIENAGISDVMEINGADHMVMLSKPQELCDCLLKIVMKYQ, translated from the exons ATGGGTTCAGAAAGTGTTACACACTCATCAAACCACTATATTTTGGTACATGGGGTTTGCCATGGTGCTTGGTGTTGGTACAAGATCAAGCCACTTCTAGAATCTTCAGGCCACAAGGTCACGCTTCTTGACCTTGCTGCTTCTGGAGCCAACTCGAAGAAGCTCCAAGATGTTGAGACTCTTTCCGAGTACTCTGAGCCTTTGTTGGAAGTTATGGAGTCACTTCCCCCAAATGAAAAGGTGGTTCTTGTGGGACATAGTCTTGGAGGGCTCAATATTGCTCTTGCCATGGAAAAATTCCCCACAAAGGTTCAAGTTGGTGTTTTCTTGACCGCTGTTGTTCCTGACACTCAACACAAACCATCCTATGTCTTGGAAAAG GATCTAGAACTGGCCATGTCTATGTTAAGGCCTGGGTCACTCTTCATTGAAGACTTGTCTCAGCAAAAGAACTTCTCAAAAGTGGGATATGGGTCAGTTCCACGTGCCTTTATTGTTTGCACTCAGGACCTTGGGGTTCCATTGGAATTTCAACGGTGGATGATAGAAAACGCTGGCATTAGTGACGTCATGGAAATCAATGGCGCAGATCATATGGTTATGCTTAGCAAGCCCCAAGAACTTTGCGATTGTCTCCTAAAGATTGTTATGAAATACCAATGA
- the LOC112785753 gene encoding salicylic acid-binding protein 2 — protein MGGTTNDTDYIKHFILVHGACHGAWCWYKIKPLLESSGHKVTVLDLAASGINLKKLQDVETLSEYSEPLLEVMESLPPNEKVVLVGHSLGGLNIALAMEKFPTKVQVGVFLTAFVPDTQHKPSYVLEKYCERTPASEWLDTAFSQCGNKTSMLFGPNFISTKLYQHCSTEDLELIKCIIRPSSLFIEDLSQEKNFSKEGYGSVSRAFVVCTEDVAIPLEYQRWMIQNARINDVMEINGADHMVMLCKPQELSDCLQQIAAKYK, from the exons ATGGGTGGTACCACAAATGACACAGATTATATAAAGCACTTTATTTTGGTACATGGGGCTTGCCATGGTGCTTGGTGTTGGTACAAGATCAAGCCACTTCTAGAATCTTCAGGCCACAAGGTCACAGTTCTTGACCTTGCTGCTTCTGGCATCAACTTGAAGAAGCTCCAAGATGTTGAGACTCTTTCCGAGTACTCTGAGCCTTTGTTGGAAGTTATGGAGTCACTTCCCCCAAATGAAAAGGTGGTTCTTGTGGGACATAGTCTTGGAGGGCTCAATATTGCTCTTGCCATGGAAAAATTCCCCACAAAGGTTCAAGTTGGTGTTTTCTTGACAGCTTTTGTGCCGGACACTCAACACAAACCATCATATGTCCTGGAAAAG TACTGTGAGAGGACACCAGCGTCTGAATGGTTGGACACGGCATTCTCACAGTGTGGAAATAAAACGTCAATGTTGTTTGGGCCCAACTTCATATCCACCAAGCTCTACCAACACTGCTCCACTGAG GATCTTGAATTGATAAAGTGTATAATAAGGCCATCGTCCCTATTCATAGAAGACTTATCACAAGAAAAGAACTTCTCTAAAGAGGGATATGGATCTGTTTCTCGTGCTTTTGTTGTTTGCACTGAGGACGTTGCGATTCCATTGGAATATCAGCGATGGATGATCCAAAACGCTAGGATTAATGACGTCATGGAGATCAACGGCGCAGATCATATGGTTATGCTTTGCAAGCCCCAAGAACTTAGTGACTGTCTCCAACAGATTGCTGCTAAATACAAATAG